In Oreochromis aureus strain Israel breed Guangdong linkage group 15, ZZ_aureus, whole genome shotgun sequence, a single genomic region encodes these proteins:
- the rsph3 gene encoding radial spoke head protein 3 homolog: MAFTSHNHRDPSGTYTFSSRPRAVENRSKYSETSTEETKRHYGNIMYDRRVVRGNTYAKHIIPTTAQPDPSEIRRQQANRRRAIARKQAREQFRPNTPEALEGRKHTDVQTELYLEELSNIIATTDIECQTDPFLDRPATPLFIPAKSGKDVETQIEEGELFDFDVEVQPVLEVLVGKTIEQSLLEVMEEEELACLKAQQRAFEELRNNELAEVQRLQEMERRHNEEKERRIAQQREVLRKEKEIAEKIAARAYTQQYLAGLLPAVFTSLRSHGYFYNPVEKDIETNFFPWLMNEVNNRVERRYTAREILDTMIYDVTQKRLERFNEEETQPEKSDS, from the exons ATGGCTTTTACTTCACACAATCACAGAGATCCAAGCGGAACATACACCTTCTCCAGCCGCCCCAGAGCTGTCGAGAACCGCTCAAAGTACAGCGAGACGTCGACTGAAGA GACAAAGCGTCATTATGGAAACATTATGTATGATCGTCGTGTTGTCAGAGGAAATACGTACGCCAAGCATATCATACCAACT ACAGCTCAGCCAGACCCTTCAGAGATACGAAGACAACAGGCCAACAGGAGACGGGCCATCGCTCGAAAACAGGCCAGGGAGCAATTTAGACCCAACACTCCTGAAGCACTGGAGGGCAGAAAACACACTGATGTACAAACTG AGCTCTACCTTGAAGAACTGAGCAATATTATTGCAACTACGGACATCGAGTGTCAGACTGACCCCTTCCTGGACAGACCAGCAACTCCACTCTTCATACCTGCCAAATCTGGCAAAGATGTCGAAACACAGATAGAAGAGGGAGAG CTGTTTGATTTTGACGTTGAGGTGCAGCCAGTGTTGGAGGTCTTGGTGGGTAAGACAATCGAACAGTCTCTGCTGGaggtgatggaggaggaggagcttgcCTGTCTGAAGGCCCAGCAGAGAGCCTTCGAGGAGCTTCGAAATAATGAGCTGGCAGAGGTGCAGCGGCTCCAGGAGATGGAGAGACGACACAATGAGGAGAAA GAGCGTAGAATTGCACAGCAGAGGGAGGTgctgagaaaagaaaaggagattGCAGAGAAGATCGCCGCCCGGGCGTACACCCAGCAATACTTGGCCGGTCTTCTACCTGCCGTCTTTACCTCGCTGAGAAGCCATGGCTACTTTTACAACCCCGTGGAGAAAG ATATCGAGACTAATTTCTTCCCATGGCTAATGAACGAGGTGAACAACAGGGTGGAAAGGAGATACACAGCAAGAGAGATTCTTGACA CTATGATCTACGATGTAACCCAGAAGAGACTCGAGCGCTTTAACGAGGAAGAGACACAGCCAGAAAAATCTGATTCATAG